Proteins encoded within one genomic window of Nomia melanderi isolate GNS246 chromosome 8, iyNomMela1, whole genome shotgun sequence:
- the LOC143174839 gene encoding aminopeptidase N-like isoform X1, whose product MVRKLCLLAFLSVILSIEQLEGSTILREPQNDVDHDSYRLLEGIVPISYDLWLYTRLGLNDFDYQGRVNITLRVNCSTDAIVVHNDGLIIWEEKSKLYLQTDGGTNLTAVSIDNQLYDNRRQFFILKLPTKLSPGIYVLELQFAGEVRDDVFGFYRSSYVKDGEIRWMGITQFSPVYARRAFPCLDEPKMKATFTLHIGHVKNQMVTSNTPVATTVKYSYRNYTNYYVTTFSPTPRMSTYLVGWAVHDFVPETTASSTLNFKMWTRQSMHRRGSIALNQGVSIYSFLRDWLAIENPVPKMDQIAVPDFNFNAMENWGMITYRESVVLHENAVTPTRYMYNGLTTMAHEYAHTWFGNLVTPSFWNVAWLKEGFASYFQYYALSIVQPTWTMMDKFVVDMLQPTLAMDSANHTRVMNGRNVESPKSIMAVLDFVSYKKGASVIRMLAHVTGESAFQTGLRSYLKDLSYEAATPFDLYEHLQSSMNISSQLQTNISIKTMMETWTNQPAFPLVTVTRDYKRQTISVSQKRFCENLDQCDRETDKWWVPLNFASRSSLADFSHTTAKSWLKPEDKSLTIGPFASEDWVIFNVQQTGYYRVNYDEKNWQLLIDYLNSKDFRGIHKVNRASLVDDVFNLAKGGYIDYSIAFDLSNYLVQEFDYEPWLAAVNNFKFLNKMLSNVPDAQRAFQNHVEGLLGPIYKRLSFDESTNDDVVVKLHRELILSTACLVRNPHCLRMSQSLYEKWTFNERILQDAKSFVYCEGIRSGTDRDWYRMLGKWMLTDLHTEQELLLQALGCTRNTHLIDKYLAMTLSEEPRVRSQYRITIINAVLEGDVQNVNRVLEYLRLNLQKIISLRSHSFLGKVITAVGNAITSKEQAEQLRLLVDENLKELNEILATAKQAIAVSSANVKWVQKYSSVIADRLNQYMYTVFEKKEITIN is encoded by the exons ATGGTGCGTAAACTGTGTTTACTCGCATTCCTCTCGGTAATTCTCAGTATTGAACAGCTTGAAGGCTCGACGATTCTCAGGGAACCCCAAAATGACGTCGATCATGATTCATACAGACTGCTCGAAGGAATCGTGCCAATTTCTTACGACCTCTGGCTGTACACGCGACTGGGTTTAAATGACTTCGACTACCAAGGGCGGGTGAATATAACGTTAAGAGTAAATTGTTCGACTGACGCCATTGTGGTTCATAACGACGGTTTAATTATATGGGAAGAAAAATCGAAACTTTATTTACAAACTGATGGAGGGACAAATTTAACTGCTGTTTCTATCGATAATCAGCTTTACGACAACAGGAGGCAATTTTTCATCCTGAAGTTACCGACGAAATTGTCACCCGGTATATACGTGTTAGAACTTCAGTTCGCCGGTGAAGTACGCGATGACGTGTTTGGGTTTTATAGAAGTTCTTATGTTAAGGATGGGGAAATAAG aTGGATGGGAATTACACAATTTTCGCCTGTGTACGCGCGTCGAGCGTTTCCATGCTTGGACGAGCCGAAGATGAAGGCAACGTTCACCCTTCACATTGGCCACGTTAAAAATCAAATGGTAACGAGTAACACTCCCGTCGCGACTACAGTCAAATATTC tTACAGAAATTACACAAACTACTATGTAACCACATTCTCACCGACACCGCGAATGTCCACTTATTTAGTTGGCTGGGCAGTCCACGATTTCGTTCCGGAAACAACAGCGTCCTCGACGCTGAATTTTAAGATGTGGACGCGACAATCGATGCACAGACGCGGGTCCATCGCGTTGAATCAAGGTGTTTCGATATACTCTTTCCTAAGGGACTGGTTGGCCATCGAGAATCCAGTCCCGAAAATGGACCAGATCGCTGTACCCGATTTCAATTTTAACGCGATGGAAAATTGGGGCATGATCACGTACAGAGAGTCTGTGGTTTTGCACGAGAATGCTGTCACACCGACACGGTACATGTACAATGGATTAACCACGATGGCCCATGAGTATGCTCACACTTGGTTCGGGAACCTCGTCACTCCGTCATTTTGGAACGTAGCCTGGCTCAAGGAAGGCTTCGCCTCGTATTTTCAATACTACGCTCTGTCCATTGTGCAGCCCACTTGGACGATGATGGACAAATTTGTCGTCGACATGCTGCAACCAACGCTGGCTATGGACTCCGCGAATCACACCAGAGTTATGAACGGTCGTAATGTGGAAAGCCCTAAAAGTATCATGGCCGTATTAGATTTTGTTTCGTACAAAAAAG GAGCATCAGTGATTCGAATGCTCGCACATGTAACTGGGGAGTCAGCGTTTCAGACTGGTCTACGAAGTTATTTGAAGGATCT ATCATACGAAGCAGCTACTCCGTTCGACTTGTACGAACACCTACAGTCTTCTATGAATATATCTAGTCAACTGCAAAccaacatttcaataaaaaccATGATGGAGACATGGACAAACCAACCAGCTTTCCCTTTAGTAACAGTGACGCGAGATTACAAACGGCAGACTATTTCCGTATCTCAAAAACGATTTTGCGAGAATCTCGATCAGTGCGATCGCGAAACGGATAAATGGTGGGTGCCATTAAATTTCGCTAGCAGATCGTCGCTTGCTGATTTTTCTCATACGACCGCAAAGAGTTGGCTCAAACCGGAAGACAAAAGTTTGACTATCGGACCGTTCGCCTCAGAGGACTGGGTTATCTTCAACGTTCAACAAACTGGATATTATCGAGTGAACTATGACGAGAAGAATTGGCAACTGCTCATTGATTATTTGAACTCGAAAGATTTTAGAGGAATACACAAAGTAAACAGAGCATCTCTGGTAGATGACGTTTTCAATTTGGCCAAAGGTGGATACATCGATTATTCGATTGCATTCGATCTTTCGAACTACTTGGTCCAGGAATTTGACTACGAACCTTGGCTCGCTGCTGTCAACAACTTTAAGTTCttgaataaaatgttaagtAACGTACCGGACGCGCAGCGAGCTTTTCAG AATCACGTAGAAGGTTTACTGGGCCCAATTTACAAACGATTAAGTTTCGATGAATCCACAAATGACGATGTGGTAGTGAAGTTACACCGTGAGCTTATTTTATCGACTGCTTGTCTCGTGCGCAACCCTCACTGCTTGAGGATGTCTCAAAGTCTGTATGAAAAGTGGACATTCAACGAACG AATATTGCAAGATGCCAAAAGTTTCGTCTACTGCGAGGGAATACGTAGCGGCACCGACAGAGATTGGTACAGGATGTTAGGAAAATGGATGCTGACCGATCTTCATACCGAACAGGAGCTGCTACTGCAAGCTCTTGGCTGTACCAGAAATACACATTTAATCGACAA ATATCTTGCGATGACGTTATCAGAAGAACCGAGGGTCCGTAGTCAATACAGAATCACCATAATCAACGCTGTTTTGGAAGGAGACGTGCAAAATGTCAACCGTGTATTGGAATACCTGCGacttaatttacaaaaaattattagCCT GAGGAGTCACAGTTTTCTAGGAAAAGTGATTACAGCGGTCGGGAACGCGATTACTTCGAAGGAACAAGCAGAACAG TTACGGTTGCTTGTCGATGAAAATCTTAAGGAACTCAATGAAATCTTGGCCACTGCGAAACAAGCGATTGCCGTCTCTTCAGCAAACGTGAAATGGGTTCAAAAGTATTCATCTGTAATTGCTGATCGGCTGAATCAGTATATGTATACTGTatttgaaaagaaagaaattacgattaactga
- the LOC143174839 gene encoding aminopeptidase N-like isoform X2: MGITQFSPVYARRAFPCLDEPKMKATFTLHIGHVKNQMVTSNTPVATTVKYSYRNYTNYYVTTFSPTPRMSTYLVGWAVHDFVPETTASSTLNFKMWTRQSMHRRGSIALNQGVSIYSFLRDWLAIENPVPKMDQIAVPDFNFNAMENWGMITYRESVVLHENAVTPTRYMYNGLTTMAHEYAHTWFGNLVTPSFWNVAWLKEGFASYFQYYALSIVQPTWTMMDKFVVDMLQPTLAMDSANHTRVMNGRNVESPKSIMAVLDFVSYKKGASVIRMLAHVTGESAFQTGLRSYLKDLSYEAATPFDLYEHLQSSMNISSQLQTNISIKTMMETWTNQPAFPLVTVTRDYKRQTISVSQKRFCENLDQCDRETDKWWVPLNFASRSSLADFSHTTAKSWLKPEDKSLTIGPFASEDWVIFNVQQTGYYRVNYDEKNWQLLIDYLNSKDFRGIHKVNRASLVDDVFNLAKGGYIDYSIAFDLSNYLVQEFDYEPWLAAVNNFKFLNKMLSNVPDAQRAFQNHVEGLLGPIYKRLSFDESTNDDVVVKLHRELILSTACLVRNPHCLRMSQSLYEKWTFNERILQDAKSFVYCEGIRSGTDRDWYRMLGKWMLTDLHTEQELLLQALGCTRNTHLIDKYLAMTLSEEPRVRSQYRITIINAVLEGDVQNVNRVLEYLRLNLQKIISLRSHSFLGKVITAVGNAITSKEQAEQLRLLVDENLKELNEILATAKQAIAVSSANVKWVQKYSSVIADRLNQYMYTVFEKKEITIN; this comes from the exons ATGGGAATTACACAATTTTCGCCTGTGTACGCGCGTCGAGCGTTTCCATGCTTGGACGAGCCGAAGATGAAGGCAACGTTCACCCTTCACATTGGCCACGTTAAAAATCAAATGGTAACGAGTAACACTCCCGTCGCGACTACAGTCAAATATTC tTACAGAAATTACACAAACTACTATGTAACCACATTCTCACCGACACCGCGAATGTCCACTTATTTAGTTGGCTGGGCAGTCCACGATTTCGTTCCGGAAACAACAGCGTCCTCGACGCTGAATTTTAAGATGTGGACGCGACAATCGATGCACAGACGCGGGTCCATCGCGTTGAATCAAGGTGTTTCGATATACTCTTTCCTAAGGGACTGGTTGGCCATCGAGAATCCAGTCCCGAAAATGGACCAGATCGCTGTACCCGATTTCAATTTTAACGCGATGGAAAATTGGGGCATGATCACGTACAGAGAGTCTGTGGTTTTGCACGAGAATGCTGTCACACCGACACGGTACATGTACAATGGATTAACCACGATGGCCCATGAGTATGCTCACACTTGGTTCGGGAACCTCGTCACTCCGTCATTTTGGAACGTAGCCTGGCTCAAGGAAGGCTTCGCCTCGTATTTTCAATACTACGCTCTGTCCATTGTGCAGCCCACTTGGACGATGATGGACAAATTTGTCGTCGACATGCTGCAACCAACGCTGGCTATGGACTCCGCGAATCACACCAGAGTTATGAACGGTCGTAATGTGGAAAGCCCTAAAAGTATCATGGCCGTATTAGATTTTGTTTCGTACAAAAAAG GAGCATCAGTGATTCGAATGCTCGCACATGTAACTGGGGAGTCAGCGTTTCAGACTGGTCTACGAAGTTATTTGAAGGATCT ATCATACGAAGCAGCTACTCCGTTCGACTTGTACGAACACCTACAGTCTTCTATGAATATATCTAGTCAACTGCAAAccaacatttcaataaaaaccATGATGGAGACATGGACAAACCAACCAGCTTTCCCTTTAGTAACAGTGACGCGAGATTACAAACGGCAGACTATTTCCGTATCTCAAAAACGATTTTGCGAGAATCTCGATCAGTGCGATCGCGAAACGGATAAATGGTGGGTGCCATTAAATTTCGCTAGCAGATCGTCGCTTGCTGATTTTTCTCATACGACCGCAAAGAGTTGGCTCAAACCGGAAGACAAAAGTTTGACTATCGGACCGTTCGCCTCAGAGGACTGGGTTATCTTCAACGTTCAACAAACTGGATATTATCGAGTGAACTATGACGAGAAGAATTGGCAACTGCTCATTGATTATTTGAACTCGAAAGATTTTAGAGGAATACACAAAGTAAACAGAGCATCTCTGGTAGATGACGTTTTCAATTTGGCCAAAGGTGGATACATCGATTATTCGATTGCATTCGATCTTTCGAACTACTTGGTCCAGGAATTTGACTACGAACCTTGGCTCGCTGCTGTCAACAACTTTAAGTTCttgaataaaatgttaagtAACGTACCGGACGCGCAGCGAGCTTTTCAG AATCACGTAGAAGGTTTACTGGGCCCAATTTACAAACGATTAAGTTTCGATGAATCCACAAATGACGATGTGGTAGTGAAGTTACACCGTGAGCTTATTTTATCGACTGCTTGTCTCGTGCGCAACCCTCACTGCTTGAGGATGTCTCAAAGTCTGTATGAAAAGTGGACATTCAACGAACG AATATTGCAAGATGCCAAAAGTTTCGTCTACTGCGAGGGAATACGTAGCGGCACCGACAGAGATTGGTACAGGATGTTAGGAAAATGGATGCTGACCGATCTTCATACCGAACAGGAGCTGCTACTGCAAGCTCTTGGCTGTACCAGAAATACACATTTAATCGACAA ATATCTTGCGATGACGTTATCAGAAGAACCGAGGGTCCGTAGTCAATACAGAATCACCATAATCAACGCTGTTTTGGAAGGAGACGTGCAAAATGTCAACCGTGTATTGGAATACCTGCGacttaatttacaaaaaattattagCCT GAGGAGTCACAGTTTTCTAGGAAAAGTGATTACAGCGGTCGGGAACGCGATTACTTCGAAGGAACAAGCAGAACAG TTACGGTTGCTTGTCGATGAAAATCTTAAGGAACTCAATGAAATCTTGGCCACTGCGAAACAAGCGATTGCCGTCTCTTCAGCAAACGTGAAATGGGTTCAAAAGTATTCATCTGTAATTGCTGATCGGCTGAATCAGTATATGTATACTGTatttgaaaagaaagaaattacgattaactga